From Daucus carota subsp. sativus chromosome 6, DH1 v3.0, whole genome shotgun sequence, the proteins below share one genomic window:
- the LOC108225284 gene encoding myb family transcription factor PHL5, producing the protein MKFQKVCFQERIQQNHGLVDGFHFDHAKHFSQLNGVQTGIFVGGSQNIDDHANVASTIISHIGSPGSAFFATERYMGLPYYDYQDNNPDLGPEIPKNFDDQIPRFQQSVGENLYVDQSSVEQVKTGFASSESTAKPVSCPDDQYHNTVSEKSYSERDRIMQLKRKLFEDNYDPPDKRQASLTCDGDSSISLSNNSYGYQLTNMGQSTGANGNAVVPSGSATISCKTRIRWSQDLHDRFVECVNRLGGSEKATPKAILRLMESDVLTIYHVKSHLQKYRIAKYMPDSAEGKSEKQTGMSDTEQIGTKTGMYLKEALQMQLDVQKRLHEQLEIQRHLQLRIEEQGKQLKEMFDLQQQKTTGVIESQKSSTETSPRDEPLITKIDGNLQCPVEID; encoded by the exons ATGAAGTTCCAGAAGGTTTGTTTTCAGGAAAGGATCCAACAAAATCACGGGCTGGTAGATGGTTTTCATTTCGATCATGCAAAACATTTTTCGCAACTGAATGGTGTTCAGACTGGAATTTTCGTAGGAGGGTCACAGAATATAGATGATCATGCTAATGTAGCAAGCACCATAATTAGTCATATTGGTTCTCCAGGTTCTGCCTTCTTTGCTACTGAAAGATACATGGGGTTGCCTTATTATGATTATCAAGATAATAATCCTGATTTAGGCCCTGAAATTCCAAAGAATTTTGATGATCAAATACCCCGTTTTCAGCAATCTGTTGGTGAAAATTTGTATGTCGATCAATCATCAGTAGAGCAAGTCAAGACAGGCTTTGCATCTTCTGAGTCAACTGCAAAACCAGTCTCTTGCCCTGATGATCAATATCACAATACTGTTTCTGAGAAATCTTATTCGGAGAGAGACCGGATTATGCAGCTTAAGCGGAAGTTGTTTGAAGATAACTATGATCCTCCAGATAAGAGGCAAGCATCTCTTACTTGTGACGGAGATAGTAGTATTTCT CTCTCAAACAATTCATATGGATATCAACTTACAAATATGGGGCAATCTACAGGAGCTAATGGTAATGCTGTGGTTCCTTCTGGTTCAGCTACAATATCATGTAAAACGCGCATAAGGTGGAGTCAAGATCTCCATGATCGGTTTGTTGAGTGCGTAAATCGTCTTGGTGGATCTGAaa aGGCAACACCAAAGGCAATACTAAGGTTGATGGAGTCTGATGTATTAACCATCTATCATGTAAAAAGTCATCTGCAG AAATATCGAATTGCTAAGTATATGCCAGATTCTGCAGAAG GAAAATCTGAGAAACAGACAGGCATGAGTGACACAGAACAGATAGGAACTAAGAC TGGCATGTATTTGAAGGAAGCGCTACAAATGCAACTAGATGTTCAAAAGCGTCTTCATGAGCAATTAGAG ATCCAAAGACATCTGCAATTGAGAATAGAAGAACAAGGTAAACAGCTGAAAGAAATGTTTGATCTGCAACAACAAAAAACCACAGGTGTTATTGAATCTCAGAAGTCATCAACTGAAACATCACCACGTGACGAGCCATTGATTACGAAAATTGATGGAAATCTGCAGTGCCCCGTGGAGATTGATTAA
- the LOC108226381 gene encoding uncharacterized protein LOC108226381 translates to MLDSAEGKPDKQTGESDVEQFATESCKCLEEAHHMLLDTDRRLQAQLQHCNCNKYAVVHTSWTDTNGGRRFAHCPDFECDYFRWVDAPLCTRARIIIPGLTRRIDMLEGEMRTLEAINNKVEKMNTWSLYFLLILTSWIMISCWF, encoded by the exons ATGCTGGACTCTGCAGAAG GAAAACCTGATAAACAGACTGGCGAGAGTGATGTAGAACAGTTTGCAACTGAGAG TTGTAAGTGCTTGGAAGAAGCCCATCATATGCTGCTAGACACCGACAGGCGTCTCCAGGCACAATTACAG CATTGCAACTGTAACAAGTACGCTGTTGTTCACACGTCGTGGACTGATACAAATGGTGGTCGTAGATTTGCTCATTGCCCTGATTTTGAATGTGACTATTTTCGGTGGGTAGATGCCCCTCTTTGTACACGCGCGAGGATCATCATTCCTGGGCTTACACGAAGGATTGACATGCTTGAAGGTGAAATGAGGACATTGGAAGCCATTAATAACAAAGTGGAGAAGATGAACACTTGGAGCTTATATTTCTTGCTGATTTTAACTAGTTGGATCATGATTTCCTGCTGGTTTTAG